A window of the Lagopus muta isolate bLagMut1 chromosome 1, bLagMut1 primary, whole genome shotgun sequence genome harbors these coding sequences:
- the MITD1 gene encoding MIT domain-containing protein 1 isoform X2: MSRVGGDGTGALERAGAETLKRAVELDLASRFQESLVCYQEGIDLLLQVVKGTKDEAKKQRYRQKISEYMTRAEDIKKYIEKEKQDGKYHKQIRIEENATGFGYEKLFQEYLTEIVSEVWVEDPYIRHVHQLYNFLRFCEMLVKGPCKVKTIHLLTSYDEGSGRNQQTSGLEEIKQSLRNHGITLNVSFSSSIHDREIRFNNGWMIKIGRGLDYFKRPQGRFSIGYCDFDLRPCHETTVDVFHTKHTKKM; this comes from the exons ATGTCTCGGGTGGGGGGCGATGGCACCGGCGCGCTGGAGCGGGCCGGAGCGGAGACGTTGAAGCGGGCGGTGGAATTGGACCTGGCGTCTCGCTTCCAGGAGTCCCTGGTGTGCTACCAGGAGGGCATCgacctgctgctgcaggtggtgAAAG GAACGAAGGATGAGGCAAAGAAGCAGCGGTACCGGCAGAAAATATCCGAGTACATGACCAGGGCTGAAGACATAAAAAAGTATATTGAGAAGGAGAAGCAAG atggcAAATACCATAAGCAAATCAGGATAGAGGAAAATGCAACAGGTTTTGGCTATGAGAAGCTTTTCCAGGAGTATCTGACTGAGATTGTTTCTGAAGTGTGGGTGGAGGACCCCTACATTAGGCATGTCCATCAG TTGTATAATTTCCTGCGATTCTGTGAGATGCTGGTTAAGGGGCCGTGCAAAGTGAAAACAATCCACCTCCTCACTTCCTATGATGAA ggCAGTGGGAGGAATCAACAGACAAGTGGcttggaagaaataaagcagtcaTTGAGGAATCATGGGATAACActgaatgtttcattttcatcttcaatCCATGATCGAGAAATTAG attCAACAATGGATGGATGATTAAGATTGGAAGGGGTCTTGATTATTTTAAGAGGCCACAG GGTCGTTTTAGTATTGGATACTGTGACTTTGACTTGCGACCTTGCCATGAAACAACAGTGGATGTCTTTCATACtaaacatacaaagaaaatgtaa
- the MITD1 gene encoding MIT domain-containing protein 1 isoform X1: protein MSRVGGDGTGALERAGAETLKRAVELDLASRFQESLVCYQEGIDLLLQVVKGTKDEAKKQRYRQKISEYMTRAEDIKKYIEKEKQDGKYHKQIRIEENATGFGYEKLFQEYLTEIVSEVWVEDPYIRHVHQGSGRNQQTSGLEEIKQSLRNHGITLNVSFSSSIHDREIRFNNGWMIKIGRGLDYFKRPQGRFSIGYCDFDLRPCHETTVDVFHTKHTKKM, encoded by the exons ATGTCTCGGGTGGGGGGCGATGGCACCGGCGCGCTGGAGCGGGCCGGAGCGGAGACGTTGAAGCGGGCGGTGGAATTGGACCTGGCGTCTCGCTTCCAGGAGTCCCTGGTGTGCTACCAGGAGGGCATCgacctgctgctgcaggtggtgAAAG GAACGAAGGATGAGGCAAAGAAGCAGCGGTACCGGCAGAAAATATCCGAGTACATGACCAGGGCTGAAGACATAAAAAAGTATATTGAGAAGGAGAAGCAAG atggcAAATACCATAAGCAAATCAGGATAGAGGAAAATGCAACAGGTTTTGGCTATGAGAAGCTTTTCCAGGAGTATCTGACTGAGATTGTTTCTGAAGTGTGGGTGGAGGACCCCTACATTAGGCATGTCCATCAG ggCAGTGGGAGGAATCAACAGACAAGTGGcttggaagaaataaagcagtcaTTGAGGAATCATGGGATAACActgaatgtttcattttcatcttcaatCCATGATCGAGAAATTAG attCAACAATGGATGGATGATTAAGATTGGAAGGGGTCTTGATTATTTTAAGAGGCCACAG GGTCGTTTTAGTATTGGATACTGTGACTTTGACTTGCGACCTTGCCATGAAACAACAGTGGATGTCTTTCATACtaaacatacaaagaaaatgtaa
- the MRPL30 gene encoding 39S ribosomal protein L30, mitochondrial, producing the protein MAAGRGGLQLGAAWKAVLGRRPEGIVPAPWARHKFTKSRIPESVFQPRPGDHEKYGGDPEQPHKVHIVTRIKSVIGRPYWEKKIIHDLGLDKAHQPRLHKNIPSVNSRLKVVKHLIRIQPLKLPYGLPTEEEMADTLLTSKGELIIKQRLKPVEQEEIKS; encoded by the exons ATGGCGGCGGGCCGGGGCGGGTTGCAGCTCGGCGCTGCCTGGAAGGCG GTGCTGGGGAGAAGACCGGAAGGCATCGTGCCCGCGCCATGGGCTCGGCACAAGTTCACCAAATCGAGAATTCCCGAGTCG GTATTTCAGCCACGGCCTGGAGATCATGAGAAGTATGGAGGTGACCCCGAGCAGCCCCACAAAGTTCATATTGTTACTAGGATCAAAAGTGTAATCGGTCGCCCATATTGGGAGAAGAAGATCATACATGATCTTGGACTGGATAAG GCGCATCAACCAAGACTGCACAAAAATATCCCTTCTGTGAATTCCAGACTGAAAGTTGTTAAACATCTGATAAG AATACAGCCGTTGAAACTACCATATGGGTTGCcaacagaagaggaaatggcAGACACCCTTCTTACGAGCAAGGGAGAGCTTATCATTAAACAGCGTCTGAAACCCGTGGAGCAGGAAGAAATTAAGTCATGA